In Prionailurus viverrinus isolate Anna chromosome D1, UM_Priviv_1.0, whole genome shotgun sequence, the DNA window AAAAAATTGATGTCATGGGCCTTCTGACTGGATTAATTGCTGCTGGagtatttttggttatttttggaTTACTTGGTTACTATCTTTGTATCACCAAGTGTAACAGACAACAATATCCAGGGTAAGTAccaagtaaaaacatttaattcaCTATTATACATtctatattgttattttattaaaaatttttttgtaatgtttatttattttgagaaagagagagtgtaagcatGGGAGGGACCGAGaaaggcggggagagagaatcccaagcaggctctgcactgccagagcaaagcccgatgcagggcttgatcccacgaaccacaagatcatgacctgagctgaaaccaagtatcagatgcttaaccaagtgagccacccaggcactcctctatgtcgttatttttaaatggataaaagtggctgcctgttttttttaagtaattttttttttttattttggaataactttAGATATACAGGAAAGTTGCCAAGATAATACAGAGTTTTCCCATCCTTCATCCAGTTTCTCTCATTGTTAACATCTCACATCTCACACTCCCAGAGaacatttgtaaaacaaacaaaccaacactGGTATGTTACTGTTAACTAAACTTtagaccttattcagatttcaccaattTTGCCATTCATGTCCTCTTTCTGCTCTAGGACACAGTCAAGATACCACACTGCATTTAATTGACATGTCCCTCTGGTCTCCTCTAGTCTGTGACAGGTTTGGTTGCCTAATTTAACACTTACATAAACAATCTATTGACGCTATTTCCAAGGTCCTTCAAAAGAATATAAGAGAATTCACAAGTGTCAACTTGAGTGTTTAATATTTCCTTCTCAAGCAGGAGGCAGATACCAGTGTCCTCACATTGTTTCCAGAAGCAGGAAGTCCCATCATTTACTCCCGAGTCCCAGTATGAGCAGATCTAGCCATGTGGCTACCCAATGAAATCAGTGTAACTCGTtttaaattcaaacatttttattgatattttaaataaaaatgaatgaaataaaatggttaCCACTTGAAGATAATAGCACATTAATAAAGCTTCATAAGGCTTCATAAAAGCCATAATTGTTTAGATAATAGAATCTCAGCATCCTCATAAAAATGAAGTTATTCTCTTCTACATTATCTCTATTACCTTCTCAGTAAGTGTAGGTGAGTAAGTGTAACAataacctcatttaaaaaaaagtactaagtGCTAAACAGGCTATTTGAAATTGATGCTTACATATCCCTATTCACACTTCCAAAATCTATGAAAAGCTCATGACCATGACCAGGTGATGAAAGAGTTAGGcaaatggtggtgatggttgaaTAACATTGTGAATATAATTAATGCCACTAGGTTgcaacacttaaaaatggttaaaaatggcaaattttatgttatatatattttgccacaataaaaattttttcttcatcGTAAGTTAAGAGTTTAGGACAACAAATGTGGAATTAGGATTCATCTACTGGAGAATAAAAACTAaagccatggggtgcctggctgactcaggttggtaaagcatgtgactgttgatctcaggatcatgactttgagccccacgttgggcataaatattacttaaaaaaaaaaaactgaagccaCGAGAGTAGGCAAATATTGTAAGTGTGACGAGAAGACAGATGGAAAAGGACAGAGCCTTCAAGGATGCCCACAACAAAGGTGCAGAAAGAGGGTGGAGGACAGGGGCAAGATATATTGTAATTCTATCCCCAAGCTGGAATTCCTGAACAGCTCCCTGAGGCATTAACGTGACCTGTGCGCATGGACAAAGGAGTTTGTCAGAGAGCTCTGTAAATCCTGGAAAATTTTGAGAAACGAGAGAAAGTAAGGAAGaacttatttaattcttcttAAGCCACTATCTTTTAAGCTGAGAGACTTCTATTAATTTACCTTATTTAATATAGAAAATGAGCAAGGTCTTTCCATTTTCTAGGACTTTTGACTAATATTTTATTCAGGGTGGCTTTCtccacaagtaggggagggagtCCTGTAAACTCACAGGCTAGTGAAGATACAGGCAAAATTGACTATGGAGACTCTTCTtgccttttatctttcttttccaccCCATTCATAATGTCTTTCCCAAAAAGTTCATGTATACCCTCATGTTTAATAATTGCACTCAAGGTCTGTGATAGCCTAGCCATTATTCAGTGTCCTCATGCATGgcgttttcttctcttttgtttttcttcatttttctactttctgCACCACTACATCTTCTTaccttatgcttttttttttctctgaaatcttgTAGCTTCTTCCCTGCTTTAGGTTAGAAGCAGAATACAAAGGTAGCAAAGTAGTGCCATTATTATGTATGTTTTCTGTGTAtgttgtaaaatttaaaaaccctgaatatctcttattttattttttaaagtttatttattgaagtaatctctatacccaccatgggggcttgaactcttgactttgagatcaagaggtcctatgctctaccgactgaacctgCCAGGCACCCGTAATatctctttattttgtatttttgaatgtatatccatttttgagagacagaaaaagagtacaaggggggagggggaggcagagagggagacagaggctctgaagtgggttccatgctgacagcacagagcccgacacagggctcgaactcaagaactgcaagatcaagacaaataaagttgcttcctggaaaggtaaaaaaaaaaaaactgcaagatcatgacctgagccaaagtccgatgctcagccgagtcacccaggtgcccatctcgTATTTTGAAAGCAATATTAGTgaggtgcctggctagctcagtccaTAGAGTGTGtggagtcttgatcttggggttgtgagttcaagctccacattgggtatagagattactaagaataaataaataaactttaaaaaatcataaaaaaataaaagtaggattAGTTATTAATGTTAGTGTAGTATAATGCTATACAGTTCATACATCAGTTTTACATCTGTTTTCTCACTTTGATCCCCAGAACAACCTTTTGAATTTTAGGGGACATTAAAAACTAGGTTTATGAGATATTCTCTTATTTGGGGATTAACTTTTAAACACTTACTAAAGTACTTTTCATCTATTATCCCAAGAAATTCTTCTAGCAGAGttatttgttctctttctgtattttgcaagtcgggaagtgggggaagggtgaggaaatatttaagaaagaaaaaagtaaaaaataagattattgtCAGAAAAGTTGTCTCATTCCTCTGTCCAAACATACCAAGAAATGGGAAATaagatcttttcatttcttagttcctgtattttatggagaaaaatgggCATAAGATGATGTCAGTTTATTTGAAATGTTATTGGTGCATACTTTTTGATATGAATCATTTAAGATGTATATAAGAAATCACTGTGtagattatttaataatttttatattgtctCTATatctttaaagtttgtttgttttgtgagaaagagagagagggcatgagcgcGTACACTCACGcacaagcaggagtggggcagagacagagggagagagagaatcccaagcaggctccatgctgtcatctcagagcccaatgtagggctcaaacccatgaactgtgagatcatgacctgagtcgaaatcaagagccttacatgtaaccgactgagccacccatgtgcctctgTCTCTATATCTTAAAATTTGAAAGTAGacacagaaaattttatttgttcaaataaaacaCTTGTCTCTCCTATTCTCTGTCAGCAAACAAATAGAACTTTTGGTCATAAGCTAATGAATGTGGCAAGTGACTAGCCTACCATGACTATGTTCCAGATTTCTGGCAGAGGAGGAATTGTGTGAAGCCCTCTAAGTAAGCTTGTGATGGATGCTCTCAGTCACCCCCAGCTAACTGAAAGGctagtcatcctgtctccttccctctagTTTCATATCTCATTATTACCTCCAAGGAAAAGGTGTTCCAAGGTGCAAATTGACTGCCTTGGTTTGGAAAAGTTTCCAGTATTTTGCATCTGCTTAACTCTTGTTAGGAagaatattgtaaatattgtCTAGAAGTTGGGGATTAACCTATGAATTCTAACTATCTTGTCAGCCATAGCTCTATGAACTTGATTTACACATTAAGTGCTTCATGTACAGCCCACTTCACAGTCTAAACCAATAAATTTACTAATGTTTAAATTATAATTGGTAATTCAATAGTGAGAAGGGAAAACAAAGGTTCATAACACCAGACCCGTGTTGCATATTAATTTTCATTGTCTGGTGTAGCTGACAAAGTTTTGTGAAaatggtggggcttgaactaggccatattttttaaaattgttggtCTTAGGTCAGTGGAGTGCAGAAAAGACAATAATCTGAGAAAGCAAACAATGCCAGTGAAAGCACAGAGGCAGGACAGAGAATTCATTGCACATAGTACTTTCGCAAGAGCAAAAAGCTGTAAAAAATAAGGTGAGGCCAGGATAAGGGAGGCTCTAAAAAGAAGGCATGGAGTTGAACTTGACTCAGTGGAAAGTAGGCTTCAGGTTACACTTTTGCAGGGAAGAGGGACATGACAGAAGTGCTGTTTAGGAGGAATGGACCAGGCAGCAGGACTGCAGGGGCAATAGGAGAGTGACAGGCATCACCTGTTGTGATTATCTCTGTGACATCACTTCCCTTGGCTTGGAGTAATGCTGCCTTTCAACAAGAAAGGATTTGGTTTCACAACATATTTTGAGAAAGTTCTCTGTCAGGAGTGGGAGAAAAAGGGAATTAGTATGTTTTGAGCCCTTATTATAGTGTTCCAGACACTGCTTAGATACTTTAAATATGACATCTTTCTGAATCCACACAATACAACTCTGTTGAGGTAgctattattatccacattttattgAGGAGGAAACTGAGTTAGATTACTTGCCTTTGGTCACGTAGCTATGAAATGATAGGATCCAGTTTCATACCTGTGTCTGACTCCAAAACGCTTGCTCTTTCATCAGAGtttatgtgtaaaataaaactgttgttATAGTAATAACAACAACTTTTATGAAAAGTTCAACTTTTGATAAGCCTTTGATCAACTTTTATCAACATAGTCAGTTGGGTTTTATAATATTGCCATTTTAACCTAAAATACTGCCTTTCTAGATCTAACCGCAGTCTCTCCGTTTAGTTCCTCAGCCAGCTATGTAAGAAGGGGCCGGCACACTCCCTCCATCATTTTCAGAAGACCTGAGGAGGCTGCCTTGACTCCATCACCACCTTCCGTAGAGGACACAGGATTACCTTCTTATGAACAGGCAGTGGCACTTACCAGAAAACACAATGTTTCCCCACCGCCACCATATCCCGGGCCAGCAAAAGGGTTTCGAGTATTTAAAAAGTCTATGTCGCTCCCATCTCACTAAGCCCATCATGATGGAAAAGGAGATTCCTGTTATTTGAATGGTTTGTTTTCCCTGAACCAAAGAGACATGTCATATCAGCCCTTTATGACAAACTCTAAGGAGCAAAGAAAGAATAAGCATGTGTACCACACCACAGAAGTTCTGTTGGCATCTTGGACCTGAACTTGATCATTATCAGCTTGATAAGAAACTTTGATTCCATGTCCTTGCAGTAAAGAAGAGAgcacttttttgtttattttaatggttCAAAAACTCTGTTATGGATGCCATAGCTAGAACTAGTAAATATCCTTTGTACAGATAAAGGTTATGGATTTCTTGCATTGAATATAAAAAAACTATTTCTGATCAGTAGATTACCAAAGTCAGCATATTGGACTCACCCTTTATTAGGATTTCTTTTTGGTTGGAAATACTTTACAAAATTTGATACTTCAGTATAAATTGGTGGCCTTAATCACTgcgttttacattttaaataattgcatAGTATTGAACCATAATTTGTAGGTTTTAGTTGTTAACAATTGCTGTCAGTCATGTTTTGCTATGGGGAGTAGGgagtaatttaaagaaaaatcacttgCTAGAGAGTTAGTTCTTCAGAGGGTATAGGGTTGCAATGGCAAGGATTTGCAAGGGCTGTAATACTGTCAAATAAATACATAGGCTTCAAATCTAGGAGTGACTAGAACTTGATAAAGTTGCCCATTCTACTGACATATCCATTTTCATTGCTAAATTATCTATGCATcactatatataattatttatcttGAAAATGTGTTGAAGTTTATAAATAATAGTTTGAGAacctagaaaaattaatttacttttctgctattaaaataatgctgactaaggggcgcctgggtggctcagttgtttgtctgacttcggctcaggtcgtgatctcacagttcgtgggtttgagatcCACATCgagctcactgctatcagcatggagcctgctttggatcctctgtctccctctctctctgcccctcccctgctttgctctctctcaaaaataaacatttaaaaaaataaaataaccttttaaaaaataataataataccgaCTAAAGTTATCAACAACCCCTTGTACCTCTTAATGTCTAGACCCAAAACACCATAAGTAATCGTTTTAACCTAtactttttgtctcttcttctgaTTGTAGATATGACTAGTCTTCCTTAAGAATGTAGTAGAATATAAGCTATAAACCTCTGGAGTGAGTGTGTTTGCACACATTTATGTAAGTGGGTGTGGATGTAAATgtgaatttgttttctctttgcaggaacttaagaaacaacatACTCCtgacaaataaaatagaaaattctgttctttttgttttgctagGCATTGCATTTTCCAATTATTTAAGACCATGtgtaaaattgtattttgttttataatttttacagaAGTGAAACTAAAACCCACATGTATTTGGTAATTCCTTCCAATTAAATGTTTACAAAGTATAAATTATCATTAcaatatgtgtgtgagtgtatatgtctctttttttttattttttttattttttatttttcaatgtttatttttatttttgggacagagagagacagagcatgaaccggggaggggcagagagagagggagacacagaatcgggaacaggttccaggctctgagccatcagcccagagcctgacgcggggctcgaactcacggaccgcgagatcgtgacctggctgaagtcggacgcttaaccgactgcgccacccaggcgcccctatatgtctCTCTTTTAAGACAACATGATCTTAAGGCGGATATAAGCAAGACCTTAATCATTTCAGACTGCAACCGCTTTATCCTTCTAGATTATGGGATCTCTTCAGTTGCTTGGCACAAAGAAATCATCTAGCAAAATTtaggtataattttaaaaagtagtctttttacttttttatttttatttttttaacatgaaatttattgtcagttggtttccatacaacacccagtgttcatcccaacaggtgcccttctcaatgcccatcacccaccctccctccctcccactccccatcagccctcagtttattctcaatttttaagagtatttttatttttttaaagattttatttttaagtaatctctacacccactgtggggttcaaactcacccaaggtcaagagttgtatgctccacaaactgagccagccaggcaccccaggaaaagaagtcttaaaaaatttttttaatctttattttacgtaggttccatgcccaacgtgaggcttgaactcacaaccttgagatcaagagtcacgtgctccactgactgagccagccaggtaccccaaaagtAGTCTCTTTAAAGCGTCCTATATTACCTATAAAAATTTTgccagcacctggctggcttagtcagtagaacatgcaagtcttgatctggaggtcatgagtttgagccccacatttggtgtatagattatttaaaaaaaaaaagaaaattactattaATCATACCTTGACTTTCCATAGGTACTTTTCTGATGTAACTTTGCACTTTgcccttattttaattttctttaaaatgtcagaggcaggggcaactgggtggctcagtcagttaagtatccaaattcagctcaggtcatgatctcatggtttgtgagttcgagccccacattgggctctgtgctgacagcttagagcctggagcctgtttaggattttgtgtctccctctctctctgcccctcctccactcacactctgtctttgtctctgtctcaaaaataaacataaataaataaataaataagaactttaaaaaaataaaaaataaaatgtcagaggCAAATTCTACTTTGCTCATTTTGTAGCAGTCAGACTGAGGTGTAGAAGGATAACTTGCCCTAAATCTAACATGTTGGTGAGAGCTAGGTTTAAAAAGGGCAAGCACACTTTTCCAGGCCCATCTCATACCTACAGAATTGTGCTGTCTCAAATTACAAAGAACAGGGAACTTATTACTTAATTCTAGTTCTGTATGAAAAATTGATGACCATTTGTCATATATACATAagtgtatataggtatatatatatatgtatgtgtctagAATTGCA includes these proteins:
- the PRRG4 gene encoding transmembrane gamma-carboxyglutamic acid protein 4, producing the protein MFTLLVFLSQLRIVTFAFPHCTRSPKESGHAGEEVFTSKEEANLFIRRHLLYNRFDLELFTPGDLERECIEELCNYEEAREIFVDEDKTLAFWQEYSIKGPTTKSDGNREKIDVMGLLTGLIAAGVFLVIFGLLGYYLCITKCNRQQYPGSSASYVRRGRHTPSIIFRRPEEAALTPSPPSVEDTGLPSYEQAVALTRKHNVSPPPPYPGPAKGFRVFKKSMSLPSH